The segment TTCCGGATACACGGGTACATTTCTCAAAATACAACCCGAATACGAATGACTTATAACTGTAATCGGTCTGAACGTCGAAAAGCACGTCCGCCCTATCTTTAACAGCATTTTGAACGGCACTTTCATAACTTTCGTCGCCGGTATAAACCAACCATAACCAACTCGTTCCACATGATGTTCCCGTAAGGCGTCCTACGGGCTCCATTCCACGAACATCCGTATAGCTTTGAGAATAATACCATCCTGGAGATTTAATATTAGTATATAAACAAGATGAAAGGAACATAAGACCGGCGCTAAGCGACATTAATCTTCTCATGTAAGAAAGAAAATTTTTCATACGCTAATTTTCATTGCGTCGTCATTCAAAAGTCAAGGGAAATCTCGAAATCTCCTTGTAGCTTCATGTATAAGATAGAAATAGGTATCGATGCCTACGCAATCCGCACAATCATATATTGACTTGGAAAGAAAGTTCGGCGCCTTCAATTATGAGCCCCTTCCCGTCGTATTACAAAGAGGAAAAGGAATTTACCTTTGGGATACCGAAGAAAGGAAATATTTCGATTTTTTATCTGCATACAGTGCGGTAAACCAAGGGCATTGCCACCCGCGTATCATCGAAAGTTTAATCTCGCAATCCGAGAGGCTGACATTAACTTCTAGAGCTTTCTATAACGACCAATTAGGTATCACCGAGAAATTCTTATGCGAGACCTTCGGTTTTGATAGAATGTTACCCATGAATACCGGAGTAGAAGCCGCCGAGACGGCGGTGAAATTGACTCGTAAATGGGGCTACCAAGTAAAAGGAATTCCCCAAGATAAGGCAAAAATCGTTTTCGCAACGGGTAATTTTTGGGGAAGAAGTTTAGGTGCAATTTCAGCTTCAACGGACCCGAATAGTCGAAAAGAATTCGGTCCATTTATTCCCGGATTTATTGTTATACCTTATAACGATATTCACGCATTAATGAAAGAATTAGAAGATCCTAATGTAGCTGGATTTATGGTCGAACCTATCCAGGGCGAAGCAGGAGTTATCCTGCCGGATTTCGGATATTTAAAGAAAATTTCTCAATTATGCCGAGAAAAAAACGTATTGCTTATCCTTGACGAGATTCAGACCGGACTGGGTCGAACGGGAAAATTATTAGCCGCTGATCACGAGAACGTGAAACCCGATCTGCTCGTTTTAGGAAAGGCTTTGTCGGGTGGAACGTTACCGGTATCTGCCGTTCTTTCTTCCAATGAAGTTATTTTGACTTTGAAACCAGGAGAGCATGGGTCCACTTTCGGCGGGAATCCTTTGGCATCAGCGGTGGCAAAGACCGCAGTTCAAGTTATCCTCGATGAAAAACTTCCGGAGAATGCCGAACAACGTGGAGTTGAATTTCGGGAAGGGATGGAAATTCTGCATAAAGAATATCCTGATAAGATAAAACAAGTTCGCGGGAAAGGCCTACTCAATGCCGTTGAATTCTTGCCCGAAAAATCGGGAGGGTCCGTAGCTAAAAGAATATGCTATGATTTGTTGGATCGAGGTTTACTCGCTAAACAAACTCATGATCATACGATTCGCTTTGCACCTCCTTTATGTATTACCGGAGAGGAGATCCAGATCGCGGTCGCAATGATCTCCGATTCGGTTCGTAAAACCCTTGACTAATTGTCGATTCAAGGACTTATAAAAGCCATGCAAGTGGACGACGGAAAATACATTCGAGTCTGGAAAAAGATGAGCGTCAGCGAAGTCACTTCGCACCTACTAATAATCGATGATCTATACGGAACTTGCGGAAATTGTAAACATTTAGGACTGAACTATACAAAGGATCGTTCTTGTCCTAAATGCGGCT is part of the Leptospira broomii serovar Hurstbridge str. 5399 genome and harbors:
- a CDS encoding TRL-like family protein — protein: MRRLMSLSAGLMFLSSCLYTNIKSPGWYYSQSYTDVRGMEPVGRLTGTSCGTSWLWLVYTGDESYESAVQNAVKDRADVLFDVQTDYSYKSFVFGLYFEKCTRVSGIGVKLPQRLLKKE
- the rocD gene encoding ornithine--oxo-acid transaminase, which translates into the protein MPTQSAQSYIDLERKFGAFNYEPLPVVLQRGKGIYLWDTEERKYFDFLSAYSAVNQGHCHPRIIESLISQSERLTLTSRAFYNDQLGITEKFLCETFGFDRMLPMNTGVEAAETAVKLTRKWGYQVKGIPQDKAKIVFATGNFWGRSLGAISASTDPNSRKEFGPFIPGFIVIPYNDIHALMKELEDPNVAGFMVEPIQGEAGVILPDFGYLKKISQLCREKNVLLILDEIQTGLGRTGKLLAADHENVKPDLLVLGKALSGGTLPVSAVLSSNEVILTLKPGEHGSTFGGNPLASAVAKTAVQVILDEKLPENAEQRGVEFREGMEILHKEYPDKIKQVRGKGLLNAVEFLPEKSGGSVAKRICYDLLDRGLLAKQTHDHTIRFAPPLCITGEEIQIAVAMISDSVRKTLD